The genomic window GCCGGCGCGGGTTGTGCGGTCGCCAAGCACGGCAACCGCTCGAACACGAGCAAGTCCGGCTCGGCCGACCTGCTCGAGGCGCTCGGCGTGAACATCGAGCTCACTCCCGAACAGGTGGGTGCCTCGATCGACGAGGTCGGTTTCGGCTTCATGTTCGCGCCGCGGCACCATTCCGCGATGGCCCACGTGGTCCCGGTCCGCAAGGAGCTCGCGGTACGAACGATCTTCAACTTCCTCGGCCCGCTGACCAACCCGGCCGGCGCTTCGCGGCAGGTCATCGGCGTCGCCGACCGGCAGTACCAGGAGACCATCGCGGAAGCGCTGGTCGGACTGGATACGGTCGCGGCGCTGGTCGTGGCCGGCGACGACGGGCTCGACGAGATTTCGATCTCGGGGCCGACCCGGATGATCGAAGTGGTCGACGGTGGCACCCGGGAAGTCATCATCGACCCCACCGAGCACGGGCTCGAGACAGCGGAGATTCAGGCAGTGGCAGGCGGCACCCCGGAGGAGAACGCCGACGCGACCCGGGCCGTGCTCGAAGGCGAACGCTCGCCGCGCCGTGACCTCGTCCTGCTGAACGCAGCCGCCGCGATTTACGTCGGTGGCCAGGCCGATGACTTCGGAGCGGGCCTGGAAGCGGCCCGGGAAGCCATTGATTCCGGAGCGGCCGCAGGTGTTCTTTCACGCCTCGTCAGCTTCACGACTGATCAGTAGGCTTCCTAAAAGAGTGGGAATACTCGAGCAATTGATTTCGGCCGCGGGCCAGGGTGTCGACGAACGTCGCCGCCAGGTGCCGCTGGAAGAACTGGAAAAGGGTCTCGACAACAGAGACCGCGACCGCCCCTTCCGCGAAGCGCTCACCCGCCCGGGAATGTCGTTGATCTGCGAGTTCAAGCGGCGCTCGCCGAGTGCCGGTGACATCGCTCCCGGCACCGATCTCGCAACCCAGGTTCAGGCCTACGAGCAGGGCGGCGCGGCTGCTCTCTCGGTCCTGACCGACCAGACCCACTTTGGCGGAGACCTCGCCGACCTCGCCCAAGCCCGGGCCAGTTGTGGCCTGCCGATCCTCCGCAAGGACTTCATCGTCGACCGTTACCAGCTGGTCGAAGCGGCGACCGGCGGTGCCGACGCGGTGCTGCTGATCGTGGCCGTGCTCGACGACAAGCGCCTGCGCGACTTCCAGGCCGAGGCATGGGACCTCGACCTCGACTGTGTGGTCGAAGTCCACAATGAAGAAGAGCTCGAACACGCCCTCAAGGTCGACGCCGAGGTGATCGGCATCAACAACCGGAACCTCGACACCGGTGTGGTCGACGTCGCCACCACTTACGAACTGATCACCGACGTGCCGGCCGGCAAGACGGTGGTGTCCGAGAGCGGAATCTCCCGTCGCGACGAGCTCGTGGAGCTCGAGCGGGTCGGCGTCGATGCGGCCCTGATCGGCGAAAGCCTGATGCTTTCCGACGACCCGACCGCCAAGGTTTCCGAGCTGGCCGGAACCGACGACGCGACCAGCGAGCATTTCCTGCCCTGATCCACCGGAGCGGGTATCGCTCAACGCCTTTAGGAAAGGTTTCCTAACGGCTTAGGCGGGGCGAAAGAGCGGCGTATTAGATGCCGCTATGAATAGTCGCCCAGGAGGTTCCAAGTCTTTTCGTAACACCCTCTTCGCCGCCCTTCTGGGCGGTCTCGTGGTTGCCGTCCTCGGGTTCGGTGCCGTTTCGGCCGGTCTGATTGGCAAGAACGAAACCACCACGCAGACGGTTGCGTCGACCACCCCCGTGTCCAACGACACTGAGGATCCCGGACTGGTCAACAGGATTTATGAGGAAGACAGCAAAGGCGTCGGCTTCATCACCGCGTCCGGAGTCAGGGCCGAGGCCTCGCCGTTCGATCCCCTCGGGCAGGGTGGAGGTACCGGCACCGCCACCGGGTCGGGCTTCCTGATCGACAAGGAAGGCCACATGGTCACCAACAACCACGTCGTCGAAGGGTCCCAGGACATCACCGTGACCCTCGGTGACTCGGATGCCAGCTACGACGCCGAAGTCGTCGGCACCGACCCGTCGACCGATCTCGCACTGCTGAAGGTAGACGCTCCGGAAGACAGCATGGACCCGCTCGCGATCGGTGACTCGGGTGACGCCAAGGTCGGCGACCCGGTCGTCGCGATCGGCAACCCGTTCGGCCTCGACCGCACGGTCACCACCGGCATCGTCTCCGCCCTCCAGCGTGAGATCCAGAGCACCACCGACTATTCGATCTCGAACGTGATCCAGACCGACGCCGCGATCAACCCCGGCAACTCGGGCGGTCCGTTGATCAACACCGACGGTGAAGTGATCGGCGTCAACTCCCAGATCGCCACCGGCGGCAGCGGCAGCACCGGCGGCAGCGTCGGCATCGGCTTCGCGATTCCCTCCGACACGGTCAAGGACGTCGTCGACCAGCTGAAGGACGGCGGAGAGGTCGAGCACGCCTTTCTCGGCGTGAGCGGCGCCACCCTCAGCCCGGACATCGCGGACGCGCTCAACCTCGACATCGAGTCCGGCGTGCTGATCCAGGAAGCGACCAAGGACGGGCCGGCGGCCAAGGCCGGCATCGAGGGTGGGGACACGCCCGTCACGATCGAAGGCACCAAGGTCCTGACCGGCGGCGACGTCATCACGGCAGTTGACGGCGACGAAGTCACTTCGATGGAAGAAGTGGTCGCGCTGATCAACGAAGCGAAGGTCGGTGACTCAATCACCATCACGGTCGATCGTGACGGCGAGAGCAAGGACTTCGACGTGACCCTGGGCGCCCGGCCCGACGATGCGTCGACTTCCTCGGCCGACGATTCGCAGCCGCAACAGCAGCTGCCACCCGGCTTCGGCCAATAGACCCAGACTCCTTTGGCCGCGGTTTCACGTGTCTGGCCCGTGAAACCCCGGCCAGAGCGGTCGCACTTGACCCGCTGACCACCTCTGGCAACGGTTTCATGTGCTGTGCACGTGAAACCGTTGCCGGAGTGCTGAGGCGACTGGTTCAAACACGGGGCTGGTTGGGCCCCCGTTTTGCTGTTCCCGTACCCTTGATTCATGAAGGTAAAGGTCTGTGGAATAACGAATCTCGAAGACGCCGAAGAAGCCGTGGACCTCGGCGCATGGGCGATCGGGCTGATTCACGACAAGTCCAGCCCGAGGGCGGTCAAGTTCAGTGACGCGGCCGAGATCGGTCAGGAATTTCATCGCAAGTGTGAAATCGCCGGCGTGTTCGTCAATCCGACGCTCGACCGGGTGGCGGAAGCGGTCCAGAACGCGAACCTGAGCATCGTCCAGCTGAGCGGTGACGAAGGCGCTTCTTTCTGTTCTGAGGTCGCCCGCCGGACCGGCGCCAGGGTGATCAAGGCGATCCACGTCGAGCGTGGAGCGGACATCGTCCGGGCCGAGGCCTACCGCACTGATTTTCACCTGTTCGACACCGGCGGCCTCGGTAAAGCCGGCGGCACCGGTCAACACTTCGACTGGGACCTTCTGGCCGACCACCATTCCGACGTGCCGTTCATCGTCGCCGGCGGTCTGACCCCGGGGAACGTGACCGAAGCGATCCGCATCACCCGGCCGGACGCGGTTGACGTGGCCAGCGGCGTTGAGTCCGAGCCCGGGCTGAAGGACCACTTCAAGCTGGCCAGGTTCTTCGAGGCTGCCCATTACACGCCGGTGGCCGGCGCATGAGCGTCGAGCATCAGCGCGTCCACCATTCGATGCAAGAGGTTTCCGGAAGGTTCGGCCCTTACGGTGGCCGGTACGTGCCCGAGACCCTGATTCCGGCACTCGATGAGCTCGAGGCGGCCTGGGCCGAGGCAAGTGCCGACGATGAATTCATGAAGCACCTGGCTGACCTCCAGCGCGATTATGTCGGGCGCCCGACTCCGCTCTACCTCGCCTCACGGCTGAGTGAGCGCGTCGGCCGCAACGTGTACCTCAAGCGCGAGGACCTGGCCCACACCGGCGCTCACAAGATCAACAACGCTTTGGGACAAGTGCTGCTCGCCAAGCGCATGGGCAAGCCGCGCATCATCGCCGAGACCGGCGCCGGCCAGCACGGAGTCGCCACCGCCACCGCCTGCGCCCTGCTCGACGTCGAGTGTGTCGTCTACATGGGCAGCGAGGACATTCGCCGTCAGCAGCCGAACGTTGAACGGATGGGCCTGCTCGGCGCCGAGGTGGTTCCGGTCGAAGCGGGAGCGAAGACCCTCAAGGAAGCGGTCAGCGCCGCGATCCGCGACTGGGTGACCAACGTCGAGACCACCCACTACGTGATCGGTTCGGTCGTCGGACCGGCGCCGTTCCCACTGCTCGTACGCGACCTTCAGCGGGTGATCGGTGACGAAGCCCGCGTCCAGGCACTGGAGGCCGAGGGCGTTCTGCCGGAGCGGGTAATCGCCTGCGTCGGCGGTGGATCGAACGCGATCGGAACCTTCACCGCCTTCGTGGGTGATGAAGACGTCCGGTTGATCGGGGTCGAAGCCGCCGGCGAAGGTCTCGACACCGACCGCCATGGTGCTTCGCTCACCGCAGGCCGTACTTCGGTCCTCCACGGATCGATGTCGGCGGTTATCGCCGACGAAGAGGGCCAGATCCTCGAGGCACATTCGATCTCGGCCGGACTTGACTACCCCGGGGTGGGGCCGGAGCACGCCTTTCTGCGAGACACGGGCCGGGCCACGTACGTCTCGGTGACCGACCAGGAAGCCGTGACCGCTTTCAAGGAACTCAGCCGGATGGAAGGCATCATCCCGGCGCTCGAGTCCTCGCACGCGATCGCTTATCTGCTCGGCGAGGGCAAGAGTTCCGAAGCCGGCTACGACCTGGTCTGCCTGTCCGGCCGGGGCGACAAGGACCTCGCCGAAGTGCTGGGACTCGACGAAGTTGAATAAGTCAGGAGTGGTAACCGGTGCTGAACGCATCGAATCGGCTTTCGCTCACGCGAAGGCCGAGGGGCGTGCGGCCCTGATGCCTTACATGATGGGCGGCTTCCCCGATCCTGCGGCTTCGGTCCGCATCGCCAACGCCTACGCCGATTCCGGCGCCGACCTGATCGAACTGGGCGTGCCGTACTCGGACCCGCTGGCCGACGGCCCGATCATCCACCAGGCCGCGACCACGGCACTTACCGCCGGCGTCAAGTTCGAAGACGTGCTCGACACCTGTCGTGCGGTCAGCGACCGCGTCCCGGTGGTGCTGATGGCCTATACGAACATGGTCCTCGGGGCAACGGGCCCCGCGGCCTTCGCCGAGCGGGCCGTGGCGGCCGGTGCCTGCGGCGTGATCGTCCCCGATCTGCCGCTGGGTGAGGACGAAGAGACCCGTGGCGTGCTGAATGACGCCGGACTCGCAGTAGTGCCGCTGATTGCGCCGACCACCCTCGGCGAACGGCGGGCCGAAATCTGCCGGATCGCGGCCGGATTCGTCTATGTCGTCTCCACGGTCGGCACGACCGGCGAGCGGCAGGAGGTTCCGGCTCACCTGAAGGAGCTGGTCGAGGACGTGAGCAGCCTGGCCGCGGTGCCGGTCGCAGTCGGTTTCGGCATCGGCACGCCGGACCAGGCCGCCGAGGTCGGGCAGTTCAGTGACGGCGTGATCATCGGATCGAAGCTTGTCCGGCTGGTCGCTGACGCAGGTGACACGGACGCCGCGGTTGCCGCCGTGGAGCAGTTTCTGGGCGATACCCGCGAAGCGATGGGCGCGTAGCCCGTCCTCGGGCTTTCGCTAGGATTCCCCTGATGATCATTCCGGTCACTTTCTTCGTCGCACTGGCCTTTGCCGTCTTCTCCTATTCGCAGGGGCAGGGCGGCCCGGTTGCCGGCCTCGTCTTCTTCGGGATCCTCTTCGTCGGCGCCTTCATCCAGTACAGCCAGCCGCTCATCGAGATGGTCAAGCCGCACCTTCCCGGCAAAAACCGGGGCTAGTTCATGCGGATCGGAGTTCTGACCGGCGGGGGCGATTGTCCCGGCCTCAATGCCGTGATCCGTGGCATCGTGCGGCGCGGGGTCTCCGAGTTCGGCAACGAGTTCGTCGGATTTCGGGACGGGTGGCGCGGCCCGCTGGAAGGTGATGTGCGGCCGCTCGGGGTTGAGCAGGTCTGCGGCATCCTTCCGCGTGGCGGCACGATCCTCGGCTCTTCGAGAACCAACCCGCTCAAGCTGGAGAACGGCATCGAGCGGATCAAGTCCAATCTCGCAGAGGCCGGGGTGGACGGATTGATCGCGATCGGCGGGGAAGACACGCTCGGTGTCGCCGACCGGCTGAACCGTGAGGGCGTGAAGGTCATCGGCGTGCCGAAGACGATCGACAACGACCTCGGCGCCACCGATTACACCTTCGGCTTCGACACCGCGGTGAACATCGCCATGGAGGCGATCGACCGCCTGCACACGACCGCCGAGAGCCACCACCGGGTGCTGATCGTGGAAGTGATGGGCCGGCACGCCGGGTGGATCGCTTTCCATTCCGGGCTGGCCGGCGGCGCCAACGTGATCCTCATCCCCGAGCAGGAGTTTGACCTGGATCGCGTATGCGCTTACATCGAGCGTCGTTTCGAAAGCCAGTACTCACCGATCGTGGTCGTCTCCGAAGGCGCCAGGCCGATCGGTGGCTTTCCACAGCAGGACGGCGCCCAGACCGATGCCTTCGGCCACGAGCGCCTGGGCGGTGTGGCCCACTGGCTCGAAGGCGAGATCGAGTCCCGCACGGGCAAGGAGGCGCGGGCAACCGTGCTCGGCCACGTCCAGCGCGGTGGCACGCCCACGGCTTTCGACCGGGTCCTCGCAACGCGTTTCGGTCTGCATGCGGTCGGCGCCGCCAACGACGGCGCCTGGGGCAAGATGACGGCACTGCGCTCGACCAACATCGAGCTGGTCGACCTGGCCGACGCTGTCTCCGAACTGAAGACGGTGCCGCCGGAGCTGTACCGCGAGGCCGAAGTCTTCTTCGGCTGAGGCTTCAGTCCGTGGCGATGAGGCTGCGGGCGAGCGGGGATCCCGGAACCTGATGCAGGCGCCCGTTTTCAAGCGGGCCGAGGTCGACCATGCGGAACCCGGCTTCGGTGAAGAGGCCGCCCACCGTTTCTTTCGCTTCTTCGTGATCCCCGGACATGAACAGGACCCTGCGTCCACCCGGTACGACCGGATCCTCGGCCAGGACTGAAGCGAGCAGGATGTTGGCAGTCTTGACCACCCGGGCACCGGGCACGAGTTCGGCGAAGACCTCGCTCGAGCTGCGACCGTCGAGGTCGGCCGCTTTGAAGTCGGGCTGGGTCACGGCGTTGTTGGCGTCGATCACGATCCGGCCGCCCCATTCAGGCAGGCCTCCGACCGCGTCCGGAATGAAGTCCCAGGGGATCGCGACCGCGACGACATCCGCGCCCGCGGCCTCCTCGATGGTGACCGCGGTGGCTCCCGCGCCGAGCTTCTCGATGACGTCGCCGAGCGTCTCGGGACCGCGGCTGTTGGCGATCACGACATCCTGACCGGCGCGCAGCATCTGGATGGCGATCGCCTGTCCGATATTCCCCGCTCCGATGATCCCGACGGCCATGGGTCTTAATTCCGGAGCAGCTGGGCCAGGGCGCCGGCCAGTTCGGGCTGTTTGAACTCGTAGCCGTGGTCGATCGCGTTGCGCGGGTAGACGCGCTGGCCTTCGGTCAGCACCTGGCCGAATTCCGGGCCGCGGATCGCCTTCATCGCGAAGCCGGGCAGGGGGACAAACGCCGGGCGGCCGACC from Thermoleophilia bacterium includes these protein-coding regions:
- a CDS encoding phosphoribosylanthranilate isomerase; translation: MKVKVCGITNLEDAEEAVDLGAWAIGLIHDKSSPRAVKFSDAAEIGQEFHRKCEIAGVFVNPTLDRVAEAVQNANLSIVQLSGDEGASFCSEVARRTGARVIKAIHVERGADIVRAEAYRTDFHLFDTGGLGKAGGTGQHFDWDLLADHHSDVPFIVAGGLTPGNVTEAIRITRPDAVDVASGVESEPGLKDHFKLARFFEAAHYTPVAGA
- the trpC gene encoding indole-3-glycerol phosphate synthase TrpC, which codes for MTSERAWKRPGKPLIPERPQVFFHASSASRLISRLPKRVGILEQLISAAGQGVDERRRQVPLEELEKGLDNRDRDRPFREALTRPGMSLICEFKRRSPSAGDIAPGTDLATQVQAYEQGGAAALSVLTDQTHFGGDLADLAQARASCGLPILRKDFIVDRYQLVEAATGGADAVLLIVAVLDDKRLRDFQAEAWDLDLDCVVEVHNEEELEHALKVDAEVIGINNRNLDTGVVDVATTYELITDVPAGKTVVSESGISRRDELVELERVGVDAALIGESLMLSDDPTAKVSELAGTDDATSEHFLP
- a CDS encoding NAD(P)-binding domain-containing protein, coding for MAVGIIGAGNIGQAIAIQMLRAGQDVVIANSRGPETLGDVIEKLGAGATAVTIEEAAGADVVAVAIPWDFIPDAVGGLPEWGGRIVIDANNAVTQPDFKAADLDGRSSSEVFAELVPGARVVKTANILLASVLAEDPVVPGGRRVLFMSGDHEEAKETVGGLFTEAGFRMVDLGPLENGRLHQVPGSPLARSLIATD
- a CDS encoding trypsin-like peptidase domain-containing protein, with product MNSRPGGSKSFRNTLFAALLGGLVVAVLGFGAVSAGLIGKNETTTQTVASTTPVSNDTEDPGLVNRIYEEDSKGVGFITASGVRAEASPFDPLGQGGGTGTATGSGFLIDKEGHMVTNNHVVEGSQDITVTLGDSDASYDAEVVGTDPSTDLALLKVDAPEDSMDPLAIGDSGDAKVGDPVVAIGNPFGLDRTVTTGIVSALQREIQSTTDYSISNVIQTDAAINPGNSGGPLINTDGEVIGVNSQIATGGSGSTGGSVGIGFAIPSDTVKDVVDQLKDGGEVEHAFLGVSGATLSPDIADALNLDIESGVLIQEATKDGPAAKAGIEGGDTPVTIEGTKVLTGGDVITAVDGDEVTSMEEVVALINEAKVGDSITITVDRDGESKDFDVTLGARPDDASTSSADDSQPQQQLPPGFGQ
- the trpD gene encoding anthranilate phosphoribosyltransferase; its protein translation is MPNEILTRAIDAVASGNHLTTDHAAAVLSEIMEGRASEVQTGAFLIALRTKGETVPELVGLARTMRELATPVDAKRGDLVDTAGTGGGPSTFNVSTTAAIVAAGAGCAVAKHGNRSNTSKSGSADLLEALGVNIELTPEQVGASIDEVGFGFMFAPRHHSAMAHVVPVRKELAVRTIFNFLGPLTNPAGASRQVIGVADRQYQETIAEALVGLDTVAALVVAGDDGLDEISISGPTRMIEVVDGGTREVIIDPTEHGLETAEIQAVAGGTPEENADATRAVLEGERSPRRDLVLLNAAAAIYVGGQADDFGAGLEAAREAIDSGAAAGVLSRLVSFTTDQ
- a CDS encoding tryptophan synthase subunit alpha; the protein is MNKSGVVTGAERIESAFAHAKAEGRAALMPYMMGGFPDPAASVRIANAYADSGADLIELGVPYSDPLADGPIIHQAATTALTAGVKFEDVLDTCRAVSDRVPVVLMAYTNMVLGATGPAAFAERAVAAGACGVIVPDLPLGEDEETRGVLNDAGLAVVPLIAPTTLGERRAEICRIAAGFVYVVSTVGTTGERQEVPAHLKELVEDVSSLAAVPVAVGFGIGTPDQAAEVGQFSDGVIIGSKLVRLVADAGDTDAAVAAVEQFLGDTREAMGA
- a CDS encoding 6-phosphofructokinase; this encodes MRIGVLTGGGDCPGLNAVIRGIVRRGVSEFGNEFVGFRDGWRGPLEGDVRPLGVEQVCGILPRGGTILGSSRTNPLKLENGIERIKSNLAEAGVDGLIAIGGEDTLGVADRLNREGVKVIGVPKTIDNDLGATDYTFGFDTAVNIAMEAIDRLHTTAESHHRVLIVEVMGRHAGWIAFHSGLAGGANVILIPEQEFDLDRVCAYIERRFESQYSPIVVVSEGARPIGGFPQQDGAQTDAFGHERLGGVAHWLEGEIESRTGKEARATVLGHVQRGGTPTAFDRVLATRFGLHAVGAANDGAWGKMTALRSTNIELVDLADAVSELKTVPPELYREAEVFFG
- the trpB gene encoding tryptophan synthase subunit beta; this encodes MQEVSGRFGPYGGRYVPETLIPALDELEAAWAEASADDEFMKHLADLQRDYVGRPTPLYLASRLSERVGRNVYLKREDLAHTGAHKINNALGQVLLAKRMGKPRIIAETGAGQHGVATATACALLDVECVVYMGSEDIRRQQPNVERMGLLGAEVVPVEAGAKTLKEAVSAAIRDWVTNVETTHYVIGSVVGPAPFPLLVRDLQRVIGDEARVQALEAEGVLPERVIACVGGGSNAIGTFTAFVGDEDVRLIGVEAAGEGLDTDRHGASLTAGRTSVLHGSMSAVIADEEGQILEAHSISAGLDYPGVGPEHAFLRDTGRATYVSVTDQEAVTAFKELSRMEGIIPALESSHAIAYLLGEGKSSEAGYDLVCLSGRGDKDLAEVLGLDEVE